The Pseudophryne corroboree isolate aPseCor3 unplaced genomic scaffold, aPseCor3.hap2 scaffold_1373, whole genome shotgun sequence nucleotide sequence CAGTCCCTGTCTGTTAATTGAATCCCAAGGTCCCTCTCCCAGGCCACCTGGAAGGGTGTAGGTGATTGAGCATTGGTGTTCTGTAACAGTTTGTAAAGAGTGGAGACAGTATGCTGGGGGGGGGGTACACTTGGAAACACACagcctctcaaactgtgttagttcccGTGAGGCCTGGAGATATCTGTGCTTGGAATGCAGAAAATGTCTAAGCTGTAGATATTTCCAGAAGTCAtgttgtgggatttcccattttgaTCGTACTTCTGAAAACTGCCTAACTCCTGAGGGGGTCGCCAACTGGCCTACCCTAAAGAGACCCTCAAGGGCCCAGTCGCTAAAGTGGGAGGGCGTTAAGCCGGGTAGAAAGTCGGGGTTAGCTAGGAAAGAGGTCAACGGGCCGAAAGCGGAGGAGAGGGAGGGCCAGCTACGCGCTTTTTTCCAGAAGGAGAGGGTCGCGGTGATAGTTGGGTGAGGGGATGGGGGCTTGGGTAGGGAGGGAAGCCAagggaagatctctgggaattgttgaAAGCCCCTCCAAAGCCACCCACTGCTTGGTatctcgactcctcgtccaatccaggaccctattaagcaaaattgcccaataatagcctctgaTATCAGGTAATTGGAAACCACCATTTCGGGTGGAACGAATCATAGTGGATCGACTAGACCACATAAAGTCTTATTATTCTATTCATTTCAAGTTCAATTTTGAGTTCGGTTTGCaaatcgaatgttagtaaatgacgGGATCCTATATTTGACTATGGTAAAACATCAATGTTTTGCAGAAATTCGATTTTGAGTGAGATTTGAGTGGAATTCTGTTTTATGTTCAATTTGACATtcaattttccctttagtaaatctccaaagtcAAATGGAAATTGAATGGCAAACATTAGTAAATATATTGCATGGTTtgagttcggtgtggaagaaccTGACTGGCCCACACAGAGACTTGACGTCaaccctttgggatgaactggaacagagATTGTGAGCCAGGTCTTCTCGTCCAACATcactgcctgacctcataaatgctctacagaatgaatgggtacaaattcccacagaaacactccagaaTCTTGtgaaagctgttatagctgcaaaagtggGACCAATTCCATATAAAAGTACATGTTTTTGAatgcaatgtcattacagtccctgttggtgtaatggtcagacgTCCTTAGAGTATTGTAACACGGGAATTGTAAATAAGGACTCACAGGCAGGTGTTCCAGTTACAACCACAGTGtcttctttactggcatcagacactgtagcacagcatacacaggcttgggcctggtcacacaggtacatacagaaaaatgAAACAAACAAAACATAAAAGGACCTAGCACTTCCCGTGCTCACATGtaattctgctgcagtggcttgcagctacacatgccatgctctcctggcacagccaatgtccGAAGTCCCTGGTGCTATAAACTCAGCCCTGCTCACTGGtctctaacaggcatcagcgcaatgcattgtgggtaaatgggatttttaaacccctctcctgcacctgacttccttCTGTATCTGGGTGAGCTGTAAAACCAGGACAACTGTTTCTTCAGCTGCAGCTGTGCaggactttgtaatatatatatatatatatatttatcaaacacacacatacatacatacatacatacatgtagtcATTTTGGACATGAGCCTGTACAAATCCAAATACATTTTAttttcatctccatagttcataaacagtccctagatgtGTATTTGTTCCGTAACAATGACATTTATATACATAGAGTAACTTTTGGCTCGAGGAGTTTGCACGTGTTGAGTGTCAATCATCTGATTTCTCCTTTATTGCGCCTACCCCTGATGTCAcagcgagatcatacatacctcagtttctttctaggtcactaagctatacaatagtgacaaacgcaatccaaattcatctAGTCATTTTTTTCATGATGCcggataaaaaaacaaacaaaagattCCCCCAATTTTTTCTGTGTCATATACAGTCCCAAGGAGCACATTTTTCTACAAAAAttgtatgtacagacacaaccattacaactttattgtaagtatagattaccagttttatatatatatatatatatattttattttttttccccgcaGCAATTTACAGATAAATTGTGTCCatgtacatcagtccctgccccagtggagcttacaatctacataccCTACCATATGTACAAACACATACATTTTATGGTTCATTTTTTGGGCGGAGACAATTAGCCTAACATTGATTTGTGGATTGTGCAAGGAAACTGAAGTACATGGAGAAAACTAACATGAGCGTGGAAAGGATATACAAACTGAACACAGGGCCATGGAGGGAATCGAACCCAAGACTTCAGTACTGTGAGGAAGTAGTGCTAACTATTTCATCAACTGTATGACCCATTAGGCCCCTGATACTGTACCTACCAGCTAGAGGAAATTCAACTATGACTTTCTGATATCTTACAcgggttctcacctgtgtgagttttctgatgtctatttaagtatgtttttttcgtaaaagatttctcacactcagaacacggaaatggtttctcacctttgTGACGTCTCTCATGTCTAATAAGATCAGATGTTTGCGTAAAACGTTTCCCACACAaaggacatggaaatggtttctcacctgtgtgaattctctcatgtctaacaagatctgatttctgtgcaaagtatttcccacactcagaacaggaaaatggtctcacacccgtgtgacttctctcatgtttaacaaAAATTGATTTCTGTGAAaagcattttccacactcagagcatggaaatggtttctcacccgtgTGATTTCTtttatgtgtaacaagatgtgatttgtaagcaaaacatttcccacactcagaacataggaaaggtttctcacctgtgtgacttctctgatgttcaacaagatgtgatttttttgtaaaacatttcccacactccgagcacgaaaatggcttctcacctgtgtgacatctaagATGTTCCGCAAGATGATATTTAAGtagaaaacctttcccacactcagaacatggaaatggcttctcacggtTGTGAATTATCACATGTCTAGCAAGAGATGATtggtttgtaaaacatttcccacagccagaacatggaaatggtttctccccCGTGTGTATTCTCTGATGTATAAGcagttgtgatttttgtgtaaaactttttccacactcagaacatggaaatggtttttcacctgtgtgactatcATCCCTAACAAGTTGGGTTTTAGGTGCAGAACTTTTTTCATCAAAACATGGAAACGGTATCTCCGTGTGACTTCTCagatgtgtaacaagagatgatttctgtgaaaaccatttcccacactcagaacatggaaatggcctctcacctgtgtgacatctttgATGTTTAATGAGATGTGATTTCtcgttaaaacatttcccacactctgagcatggaaatggtttctcacctgtatggaCCCTCTCATGTATTGCTAGAGCTGATCtgtggataaaacatttcccacactcggaacatggaaatggtttctcacctgtgtgacttatcttGTGTCttacaagatgtgatttttgtgtaaaacatctcccacactcagagcatgaaaatggtttctcacctgtatgagttCTCTGATGTTCAACAATATATAATTtctttgcaaaacatttcccacactcaggacatgaaaATTGCCTCTcatctgtgtgaattctctgatgtataacgagatttgatttccgtgtaaaacatttctcacacacagaacatggaaatagcctctcacctgtgtgacttctctcatgtcgaaCAGCAGCCGATTTATGTGTAAAATATTTTCCTCGCTCAGAAGAGGGAATGACTGTATCACTGCTATGGTCTGTACTATGTGCAGCAATATGTGAGTTACCAGGAGAACATTCCTCAGGAACAGAGGGATCAGATGATATATCTGCATTgtgaggtactggatgtatatttAGGGTAATGCAGTTTTCTTCTGGAGAACCTCGTGTGATGTTCTTATCTTCTAATTTACAATCAAGACGTTCCTCAGAGGTATTTCTTGTATTGCGTCCATCTGGTAGAAATAATTTAGATAACTTAGTATCCCACAGCACAGGCGTCATTAATCATTATTTGACCTAACCACTATTCATCATTACTCTTctgtatagatacacacacatataacctTGGATTGTGTGGCCACCAGTGCAGTGTTCATTGGGATTATGGTTATTAGTCACCACGGTGGGGTGGGTGAGATTTATAGATGGTTCCCTTTACCATCTCTTACCTTTGTTTTACCCATCAGTATATAAGCAGAATAACGAAACTGAAAAGTAGGCGGgaaataaaaactgaaaaaaaggAAAATTTGCAGGTGCACATTGCAAACATAAAAAATACTGACGTTTACAACAATTATAATTAACTCTGCTATTTAACAGAGTCAAATTGAGGTTCTTGGCAAAATTtgtggccaaaaatatgggcccacctactgCATTTCATCCTAAGGT carries:
- the LOC134995124 gene encoding zinc finger protein 271-like isoform X1, with amino-acid sequence MDKDKNVMTENILNITLEIIYLLTGEDYTIVKKTSGECETPCSHPHVSVGLSVAQSLITVPPPHSQIHERHNDQRILELTNKIIQLLTGEEGEYVEEHRGLYKDMMMENHRSLTSLDGPSNRDTPERCPRPLYSQDCTEENHRIPQEDQGEELTDIKVEDIKGEEMYVTDIKAEDMEGEEETYVTDIKAEDIEGEEETYVTDIKAEDIEGEEEMYVTDIKAEDMEGEEETYVTNKRTEDIEGEEETYVPKMKAEDLEEEEKETYVTDMKAEDIEREEKSYVTNNEGGEMYVRGDQQCKDEEISTDINTDGRNTRNTSEERLDCKLEDKNITRGSPEENCITLNIHPVPHNADISSDPSVPEECSPGNSHIAAHSTDHSSDTVIPSSERGKYFTHKSAAVRHERSHTGERLFPCSVCEKCFTRKSNLVIHQRIHTDERQFSCPECGKCFAKKLYIVEHQRTHTGEKPFSCSECGRCFTQKSHLVRHKISHTGEKPFPCSECGKCFIHRSALAIHERVHTGEKPFPCSECGKCFNEKSHLIKHQRCHTGERPFPCSECGKWFSQKSSLVTHLRSHTEIPFPCFDEKSSAPKTQLVRDDSHTGEKPFPCSECGKSFTQKSQLLIHQRIHTGEKPFPCSGCGKCFTNQSSLARHVIIHNREKPFPCSECGKGFLLKYHLAEHLRCHTGEKPFSCSECGKCFTKKSHLVEHQRSHTGEKPFLCSECGKCFAYKSHLVTHKRNHTGEKPFPCSECGKCFSQKSIFVKHERSHTGVRPFSCSECGKYFAQKSDLVRHERIHTGEKPFPCPLCGKRFTQTSDLIRHERRHKGEKPFPCSECEKSFTKKTYLNRHQKTHTGENPCKISESHS
- the LOC134995124 gene encoding zinc finger protein 271-like isoform X2 encodes the protein MDKDKNVMTENILNITLEIIYLLTGEEGEYVEEHRGLYKDMMMENHRSLTSLDGPSNRDTPERCPRPLYSQDCTEENHRIPQEDQGEELTDIKVEDIKGEEMYVTDIKAEDMEGEEETYVTDIKAEDIEGEEETYVTDIKAEDIEGEEEMYVTDIKAEDMEGEEETYVTNKRTEDIEGEEETYVPKMKAEDLEEEEKETYVTDMKAEDIEREEKSYVTNNEGGEMYVRGDQQCKDEEISTDINTDGRNTRNTSEERLDCKLEDKNITRGSPEENCITLNIHPVPHNADISSDPSVPEECSPGNSHIAAHSTDHSSDTVIPSSERGKYFTHKSAAVRHERSHTGERLFPCSVCEKCFTRKSNLVIHQRIHTDERQFSCPECGKCFAKKLYIVEHQRTHTGEKPFSCSECGRCFTQKSHLVRHKISHTGEKPFPCSECGKCFIHRSALAIHERVHTGEKPFPCSECGKCFNEKSHLIKHQRCHTGERPFPCSECGKWFSQKSSLVTHLRSHTEIPFPCFDEKSSAPKTQLVRDDSHTGEKPFPCSECGKSFTQKSQLLIHQRIHTGEKPFPCSGCGKCFTNQSSLARHVIIHNREKPFPCSECGKGFLLKYHLAEHLRCHTGEKPFSCSECGKCFTKKSHLVEHQRSHTGEKPFLCSECGKCFAYKSHLVTHKRNHTGEKPFPCSECGKCFSQKSIFVKHERSHTGVRPFSCSECGKYFAQKSDLVRHERIHTGEKPFPCPLCGKRFTQTSDLIRHERRHKGEKPFPCSECEKSFTKKTYLNRHQKTHTGENPCKISESHS